The segment CCAGCCCACAAAGCCAGCAGTGACACTCAATCTGCAACAAAATGAAGAACAAACTTATGTGTTCCTgttgttatatatatgttttgaaattgatCTTGAAAGAGAATCAGGGGAACTTTAACTGACTCAGTTatgatttcatttaaatatgtaGAAGTATTTTATCCCATTTCCCATAAATTGGttagattatacatgtattaaacatgGGTATGACAGTTCTTTTGAAGGGGTCATTTCCTTATCATGGCCAACCTAAAAACTAAGTTTCCTGGCTGTCAACCAAAATCTAAGATTTGCAGATGCTTAACCCCAATTATTTGAATTAGGCTTCTATCTACTTGATGTTAAATACAAAACATAGAATATAAAGGACTGTGACATTTACCCCAGGAGGAATCGGTCATAGTCCTGATAGTATCCTAGTCCACGGAATGCTAGAGCCATCAGCTGCTGGGATTCTTTTATCTGTGAGTATATCAACAGGAAACCAAACCATTAAACTCAAACAAAGAAACTTGTTCACTTAGTTATTGGTATTTTTGACATAATTACATGGATACTCACTGCATCTTCAAAAAGTCCATCTTTGATtaggttttttatttttctgacatgTAAAACCTgagaacaaaattattaaattgatgTTAAATTAGTGATTTTTCTAAATTCAAAGACTAAAACTTGAGCATAAATTGTGCAATAGCTctatataaaactgtgttttcaTCATATTCCAACCTGTTTGTCCTCTGTCAATTccctgaaataaaaagaaacaacaaattttcataGACAATGATGTCAATGTTATTTGTCTGTTGTTGCTTATCTTGACTTACTTCAGGTATACATCATTAAAGAAATGGATTCGATTGATTCTCATTGATTAAATAAAGTAAGCTCATAATATGCTGTAGTTATCTCCCTTTAACACACTTTCTATAAGAACACATATATAAACTTACAGAAATGGTCTAAATGTTTGTGAGAGCGTGGTCTTTTTCTTAAGCTCCATTTTaacctaaaataaaaaatattttctaaaaaagtCTCCTTTACTTCATAACAATAAGGCaacattatttacaaatatccAAACCATAATGTTTCACACTGTTACCTTAAACTGGGCTAGAATTTGCTGGGCATTAGAAAACATTGCTTCTGTTTGGTCCTGAAGGGGAATATCCAGAAACTCTAGAGGGAGGGCTCCCTGTAAAAATATATGGCCTCTTGTACAGTGGTATAAATCTCACAGTTCaaaatgcattacatgtatatagagctGAAACAACTTACCACAGAATTAACAGGGTAAGGAATCCCAAGCAGTGCTGCCATCAGGGGAGACATATCTGCCTAAATCAAACATAACAATTAATTGCTTGCAACATTCATTTGATCCAGTTAttcattgtttcatatcatatacTAAGAGAGATCTAACTACAGTTGAACTTctatatctcgaacactgatatttCGAATACAGTGGATATGTCACaatgatttgtaagtcccaatcTCTTACttttaaaggccgaacatttttaccgggtggtaaatctcaggtgagggcggggcttaattattagaggtgtgaaagcctccggggCTTGCAGTCTACCTGTGGTCGTGAACGCTACTAATCGCTATACACAGGAGACAAAttaatacacaggaaataaagaattagtCGGAATTGGTCTTAGtttaaatatcttattgttCTAATGACCATACGAAGCGATTTTATACGGAAATGGTATGTGTtgtccgaattttctctaagCACACGTGTATAAAgcacaattgaaaaaaatgccGTAAATTAATTCTGCTATAAAAGTATAACTCAGTACATTGTGTTTAGCActtgacattgtttaaaaagttaattttaacaataataataGTATAAGAAAACCATAAGAATGTGGAATGTAAAGACAGCCATTATACGTCGACAATTAATAGAGTTCGTTTTCCATGGAGTGACGTTTACATGCACCAACTTCCAAAGGagtgaattaccagtaaatatagCTTTAGTAGCACAGTGTACGtttgttgtaaaaagaaaatgttgtaTGTTTTAGAGCTGTCCATGCATTTTCGTGGAATATATTAGGTCACACACATTcaacataattcaaatataaattgtgcgtattttcaatcactgaataattatttttcataatcaattttaatactggtaatgtttaaaaatcaattttcaattccCCCTTTTTAATACATgacggaagatatcaaagataatgTAGTTAATTGCTAGTAAACAGAAATCCGCGGACCTGGCAAGATCACACTCGGACGATCACGTCCATCAAACTGGGtgctattgtttcaaacttgattgacaagcggcatcattttgaagtttgtacaggtaaaaaagggggcgtttgtaaaatgttcggcctttaagtattttacccttgatatctggAAAActcttgaagttttttttacagtcccatctagttcgagataacaaagtttgactgtatgaTCTACGACTGCaaaaattttaccaaatctGAGATTGTAGTGTGATGTACAGGCACATGAAGAATTGTTTATCAACttcaaaaataatgtaaaaatttacagattagAAAGGTGTAAAAGACAAAACCCAGTTACTGCttataaagttttatgaatTACCTGTTGCACATCAGATCTTTGCAATTTATCTAATTTCCATtctgcaaaaaatgaaaaaaaatttaatagtaTTAACAGCGCCATAATAAAGAGTTTAATgtctttttaacaattttttgtaaatatatgcCAGGTACTGAACCATTTGTGAAACACCAagacaaaaatttataaaataaaaaaaatcatcactcTTACTTTCTGCAAATCCATCTTCATATGTTTGAGTATTATGTTCTGCTCCCCTTGGATGGCGGATCCCTGCGCCCCAAGCTACCAATGGTGTGAGGGTCTCTGAGGGATGCCCTGCCCCATGTGATCCCCAGTCTGTCATCCCATGGTCAGCTGTCACAATGTAAGCTGTTCTGTTGTCATGGTGATAAAACTCCTCCAGCAGTCCAACAACTTCCTGTATCCCATCATCCACTGTTGCAATGTTATTTAGATATTCTCTGTGAAAGATCATGGCAAAACCTCCTTAAGTCAAACTGTTACATGTTCGTACAAAACATCTGTGATTTTAATTCATGTTCAGAGAGTCTACTCACAGTGAGAATGGTTTATGGGAGTGGCCATTTGTGTCCAGACCCAACAGATGAAGGAAGAAGACAACTTTATCCTTGGAGAGTTTTTTCATCAAAGCTTGGTCTTTCTCTGCTTCCATCAGAAATTTCTGTCAACATAAAGCATTTATTACACAGTAATAACACACAGCTTGAGCATCAGTTTTTTCTTTGGGTAAGTTATTGTTGATAAGGAAAAATGTCCTATAGAATACAATGCTggatacagttgaactttgactTGTCAAATACTAtgaattcatataattttatggTCCGTCGATGGCCAACCACTGTTTCGTATTTCAACTTCAATAATTCAAATCCTCACACATCTTGGAAGTTTTGACTTAGTTTGAATCAGTTTGAGATTCAGCAAAGGTTTGACTGTATCTTTGAACACCTTTATGGTTATCCTAGACTGACCTTGACCTTATCAAACACCCAGGTGTCCAGCTTGGAGGAATCAGCTGCAGCGAAGTCTTCGTTCTCCGAGGGGTAGTAGTCCATGAAAACATGGTCTCCAGAGGCGCCTGACAGAAAATAAACTATTACATTAGGAGAAACTGTTGTTTTATTGCATCTGTTTCAGAATGCAGGGTTTGCACTTATCATCAGAGCTACTAGATTCTTTTATTTCATGTCTTATAATTGCTTTGGTATGCTTGTAATGCATGGCTTTTTTCTaaatacatctgtgtaacttaAAGTCAACATATTCTGCTTCTGATGTTGTAATTGCACAGGTTGATGCTTGGAGACTAATACTAGAATTTGCTCAGGGATATAAATCCTGTCTCATTTGATTTTCTATCGTACCTTTAGCAAACATGGGAAGAATATCCGGACTACCCCAAGACCAGGTGTAACTGCTCTCATTGAACACAGAGTCAAATTCCACAGGGTTCTCTTTCCAACCTAAGATAGATCATTGGAATCGATAATTGGGGTTATTGgtacatttattcaatttttatttttattcccgTAATGTCATTGATGTATTGTTATCGTGTTGTTATTGCTATTGATAATGCTGTTATTATGCTATTAAATTTATCATAGTCTCATATGGATTGTGCAATGTTATCATGTTGATATTGATATGATGTTATTGTTCTCATGCTGTTATCATGCCATTAAATCAATATCATACCCTTTGCTACAGCACTAACATCCTCATAAAAGCCAGCTATGATGGCCACATGACCAGGGCGGGACTCAGTTGGAACTCTTGTGTGGGACACACCCCATACACCTCTGTTCTCTATTATAGACCTAAGATACAAAAAAATTTCCAGTACCGGTAATTCAAACATGCAAGTTatctgtattaattttttttttgcaaataaaatatgttcacatTCAATTTCCATTTCTGAAGTGGATATAACATGAGTGTAGATACTCAAGTACTACTTAATatctagatacatgtatcaatttactTATATACATCATACATGGtcatttcaatacatgtatactaagtgatggaaagaaaattttgcaaatacatgcatgtacctGAGATAAGGTGCTGTAGGTTTCCCATTTGGTAGAGGCTCAAAAAACTTATCAGCTCTTAGTCCATCTGTCACAAAGAGGACCAATCTCTTGGCGGGAGGATTTGGGTTTGAGACATAAGGAGTCATTCCGTGGACCAATGGTGTGGTGAAATAGATATCAAAGATGGAGTAGAAGAAAATCAGGTGAACAGTTACTCCAAATATAACCAGTTGCCATGTCTTCATGTTGGTTAACAGCCTAcagaattcataaaataaatactgACAAAAGGTTTATCGAAtacaaatttatgaatttttaataattgtgtTAGTAGACTCTGAATATATGAAAGAGAGATTTAGATGATGACAGAAATCTTGTGCGAGTTCCGTAATGTGGTGAGGTAAAACGGGAAAAGGAAATGACCAAAAGAAGCAGAGTGAGAGAGACTTAGACCATGCAAAGAAGCTGCATGCCTATAGAGAAAATTATGCTGATTATGGCATCATGAGTGATGACAAATGAAAGTTGggatataaatgaattgaacATCACTGCAATCCGTCAACAAAAGAAAGTCATTGCCCAAGAAAAACTATTTCATTTGACTTTTATGTATAGATCTTTGCAAGAGTCAGAATAATCTCTTTTGATAAGTGGACAGGCGTAGCTTacatggatgtaggctatgcctgtccattTCTCAAAAGAGATATAGAGTCTGAACGGCTAACTAATTATTGTAAGCATGGTAAGAGAAATGAATCACACTAATTATCAGTTTCTGCATGAAATATCTTTACCTTTATGTTCATTGAATATATGCTCAACTTTGGTTTCAAAATGAAGATAAAATGGCATGAAAAACCGGTGTGGTAAATAGTAACTGTGCAAATTCTGGCTGAACTAATATTGTCATCATTCGATATTAAATTGTTCGTTTATTATTCGAGGGCTTtgaattatatatgtacatttcacACAAAATCTAggatcatttaattttaaaaagtttgatttcAGAACTATCTTaagcatattttgtttttaaaaaaagtgttgATGGTTTTTCTTCGCTTTATAATAAGATTGATTTCAATCGAATAAATATGGACTGATTTAACTGAATCTTCATGccgaaaaaatgtaaacaaaaaatgattatagttatttttttcttttgcaaaagTTCTTCAGTAGGTAATGACTACACTGTGGATTGTGGAATAAATTCTTATATACgttaggggttttttttgtaactGTTAATACGGGGTTTTGATGTCTTCCTGTGTTGCTGTGAATCATTTTGTATCATCTTCCGCCTTCCGTGATCGTGTGGTTTTCCTTCATCAAGAAGATCAACACTGATCAAGATGCGGCAGATAGAATGGTCAATGTGGGCCAATGAACAGGCTATTATCAGCTCATCTGGTAAGAAACTGATGGTGATgttacttttaaataatttgtaatttgatgaaaccaaacaaaatattgtttaatataaagGCATTGGCCCTAAATTTATAAAGTAtggcaagaaaaaaattcagggACTTGATATGCTTTCTCAATGATaaacatttcataatttttttcttcagttgtCTTGTTCGGTGGAATAATTGGCATCACTGGCTTCTTCAGAGCCTGGGAGATTGGAATATATGCTGTGTATCCTTTCTTGTGTGAAACTTTTttccaaaatcaaaattatattttaaaaaatcaaaggtGCATGTATCTTAATCTTGCCATGACTATTTAGTTCTTGACCTCTGTATAGAGTAGTAGCTGTTCTTGTGTTTGTGATTGAATATCCTAGAGGCAAAAGAGCTAAAGGAAGAACTACAGAGCGCAAGTATGCAGATGTGAATTTCATTaaagtaattttctttttcagactaGCCTAGATGTTGATTAAAATAATAGCCCTACTGTTTTTTATGTGTTTTCAGATTCCAACATCCATTTACCAGATTTGTAAATCGTATTGGCTTTCTTGGGAGGAACTACTTTGTTAGATTCCTATTTCACCTGATGTGAGTGAGATAGATGAGATTTGGTATTGTTGGCCAAGTTTACTACATTTACTATAAACTTTAGTTTCCAAAACAGATTTtgttacatttacacaaaatcactCACATTTCAACTATgccttttaaataaaacataagcTAAACTGCGTGAATTTTAAGGACCCTAATATTCATCAATACTCATTACTTTGTTTCAGATTGTGTGCTCCATTATGCTTCATCCTTGCTACCATTATGGGAGGACTTTGTCTGTTTGTTACCAGTATGATATATCTCGTTGTAAGTTTCTACCAGCATAACTAATCTTTTAACCAAAGAGCCCTTTTTGGTTATAATCTCAATAAAATCATAGCAAGAAATACAAGTATAGATGTGTTCCTGTGGGGTTCATttgggtatccttggggtaccTAAGGGTGTCTCTGGGATACCAGTGAGTCTCCAGGGTAACAAgagttttgaatttgtattattagggtatcctttgggttccttggggttaaaagaTGTGCCGGTTATGGATATATTAGATTGCAAGGGAAAAAGTCATTAGAGTAGTGGttttatttacacttttcttttttttgtttatgtgcTAGTTAGTAATCATCCTTCCTTTTTGGTGCATTTCAGCAGAAAAGAagcaaaatttgaaagaaaaaaaaaatcattcacttTTATTTATACGTAAACAACATTGTAAATCAAGAAAAAGAATATTTCTGAGTATCAATTAAGGGGAACAACTCTGTAGCATTACTCCCGTTTGTTACTCTCTAAAGGGTAACAACTCTGTAGCATCAGTAGTCATTACTCCAATTTGTTACTCCCTTAAAGGGAACAACGCTTTAGCATCAGTAGTCATTACTCCAATTTGTTACTCCCTAAAGGGGAACAACTCCAAGCATCAGTAGTCATTATTCTTATGTGTTACTCCCTTAAGGGGAACAACTCTGTAGCATCAGTAGCTATTATTCCGATTTGTTACTCCctaaaggggaacaactctgAGCATCAGTAGTCATTATTCCTATTTGTTACCTCctaaaggggaacaactctgTAGCATCAGTAGTCATTACTCCAATTTGTTACTCCttaaaggggaacaactctgAGCATCAGTAGCCATTACTCCAATTTGTTGCTCTGAAATGGAAACAGTTCTTACTGATGATTTTCCTATACAGGCAGCATTTAAGGGAGAGCAGTGGAGTCCAGTAGGCCTGGAGGAGAAACCAGTTGAGGATAACAAAAAGGAACTCAAGTCCTTCCGTCAACCAAAGAAACCCCCACCCCGTGCGCCTCCCCAGGGGATAGAGGATAACCACATCTAACCAAGGAGTACGCCCTTCACTACCCAAAGAGATTATCAACATTGACTCTATTTTCATAGTTATATTGCACTAGACTCTGAACCTCATGTATTGGTTATGATTATATTGCACATTACTGTTACTGGTATTTCTTGTTAACAATTTGATAAATT is part of the Magallana gigas chromosome 3, xbMagGiga1.1, whole genome shotgun sequence genome and harbors:
- the LOC105319138 gene encoding cytochrome b-245 light chain gives rise to the protein MRQIEWSMWANEQAIISSSVVLFGGIIGITGFFRAWEIGIYAVVVAVLVFVIEYPRGKRAKGRTTERKFQHPFTRFVNRIGFLGRNYFVRFLFHLILCAPLCFILATIMGGLCLFVTSMIYLVAAFKGEQWSPVGLEEKPVEDNKKELKSFRQPKKPPPRAPPQGIEDNHI